The nucleotide window CGGTTGCCCGACGTGCCGATGGAGCCGCGGATCTGCGACAACCGTGTCGGCTATTTCTCGTTGACGGTGACCGACTACGCCGGCGACGAGCAGCGCATGGCCAGCAATACGCACTGCTACATCACGCGCTATCGCCTCGAGAAGAAAGATCCCAACGCGGCGATCTCCGATCCGGTCAAACCGATCGTGTACTATCTCGACGCCAACACGCCGATGAAGTGGCGTCCGTGGTTGAAGAAGGCGATCGAAGATTGGCAGCCGGCGTTCGAGGCCGCGGGCTTCAGCCACGCGATCATCGCCAAGGATGCGCCGACGAACGATCCGGATTGGTCGCCTGAAGACGCGCGCTACTCGGTGGTGCGCTGGCTCCCTTCGACGACCGAGAATGCGAGCGGGCCGAACATCCACGACCCGCGCTCGGGCGAGATTCTGAACGCGCACATCCAGTTCTACCAGAACGTCCAGAACCTGGCGCGCACCTGGTACTTCACGCAGGCCGCGGCGAACGATCCGAGAGCTCGCGTGTTCCCTTATCCCGACTCATTGATGGGGCGCTTGCTCGAGTACGTGCTGGCGCACGAGGTGGGGCACACGATCGGCTACCAGCACAACATGAAGTCGAGTTCGCAGTACGCGCTCGACAGCATTCGCAATCCTGATTTCCTCCGTCGCATGGGCCATGTCGCGACGCTCATGGACTACTCCCGCTTCAACTACGTGGTGCAGCCCGAAGACCACGTGCCACCCGAGCTCCTCATCCCGCGCATCGGTCCGTACGACATCTGGGCGACGCACTGGGGGTACGCACCGATCGCGACGCCGATGGCGGTCGCGCAGCAAGGCACCAACAGCCACACCGGCGCCGAGCTGATTCGCTCGGCCGAGGCGAAGCGCGTCGTGCTGGATCAGTGGGCGCGCGAGCAGGATTCCAAACCGTGGCTCCGCTTCTCGACGAGCGGCGCGTTCGGCTCAGATCCGGGCGACGAGACCGAGGCGGTCGGCGACGCCGATCCGGTGCGCGCGACGGAGCTCGGGTTCAAGAACCTCCACCGCAACATGCAGTGGATCGAGTCGGCGACGGTGAAGCCGACTGACGACTTCGATGTGCTAGCAGAATTGTACAATCGCCAAATCGGCCAGTACCGCACCGAGCTTGGGCACGTCGCGAACGTCGTGGGCGGCATGAACTCACAGGAGAAGTATGGCGACCAGCCGGGCGTACGGTTCGTGCCGGTTCCGAAGGCGAAGCAGCAGGCGGCGATGAAATTCCTCGCCGAGAATTCGTTCCAAACGCCGACGTGGCTCATCGACACGGACATCCTCCGCAAGATCGAGCCGGAAGGCGAGGTCACGCGGATCACGGCGGCGCAGTCGGCGGCGATCAACGCGCTGCTCAACGACGGCAAGCTGACGCGGCTCATCGAGAACGAAGCGCTGGCGAAGAATTCGTCGGACGTGTACACGCTAACCGAGATGTTGGGCGATCTGCGCCATGGCGTGTGGACGGAGATCTACGGCACAGCGCCGGTGAAGATCGACGTCTATCGCCGCGGCGTGCAGCGCGCGTACCTCACGGACGTCGGCAACAAGATCAACCCGCCGGCAGCCGGCGCGGCGGCCGGCGGCCGTGGTGGTGGCGGCGGCGGCCGCGGGGGCGCCGCTCCCCCGCCGAACACGGGCGAGATCAAGTCGATGCTGCGCGGCGAGCTGAAGACGCTCGACGCGGAGCTGGCCGCCGCCGCGAAGCGCGCGACCGACGTGCCGACCAAACGCCACATCGACGACGCTCGTCAGCAAATCAGCCACATCCTCAAGCCGGCTGCTGCTGCGAGCGCTGGCGCGGCGGACGAAGAAGGAATCACGCCGCCGGCAGTGAAGTGGGAGCGCTGAGCCGAATAGAACCGCGTGACGCGGAGCCGCGGAGCCGCGGCGAGGCGGAGACGCGGAACGGTTTGAAACTGGAACGCCCCGCTTGGTTGGGGGGCGTTTCTATTTTGGGTCGGCTTTGCGGTCTGCGGGCGCCGCGGGTAGCGGTGTAAGCTCGCCGTCGGCGATGGCCGCGATCTCTTCGGCTTCTTGCCAGTCACGTCGCAGTGACTCGAGCTCGCCCTCGAGCGCGCGCTGCTCGGAGTCCTCGTGGAGCGACATCTCGAGCGCGAGACGCTGCACTCGAGGAAGGCGGTGCAACGCGCCTCGATTGCGCGGCGCGATGCCGTTTGGTGCCCAGAATCCGACCTCGCGCCGAGCCTCGCGCTGCGACTCGAGCACTTCGGCGATGGTCCTTCCTCGCGGGCCGCGGGCGACTCTCGCGGCTTGCTCCTCATAGTCACCGGTTCGGCGTTGAGCGTCGGCGGCGATGAGCGCGATTGCCTTGGCGGGATTGCCCGCGTCGGCAATGAACGTCGACGCGTCCCTCACGGAGCCGGCCGATCCACCGCCGCGGTTCACGAATGCGAGCAGTGTCGACAGGGCGCGCGTCGCGCGGTCACCCGCGAGCTCGAGGCGGCCGTAGGCTAGTCGCACGTGCAGGTGAATCGGCTCGCCGGGAATGGCCGTAAATCGAGTATGCTCGAGATTCGGTACCAATGGCCGGCCACTCTCTCCAACGATCTTCGGAACAGCCCTCAGACGTCGCAGGTTCCACACGCTCATCGCGAAATTCGCCGCGGTCGTCTGGGCGAAGAAGAGGCCGATCGCGTCGCGCGCGCCGACGCCGGTGACGCCGATCAGTCCCGCGAGCATCGCGGACGCAGCGCTGATCGCGAGCTCCTTTCGGAATCGTCGCCGAAACGACTCGCCGTACCGCCATGCCGCGAACTCCGGCCGCAACGGGTGCCCGATCCGAATCAACTCCGTCGCATCAGGGAGCCGAACGAGCCCGATGTTGTCCGTCTGCGCCCGAAGCCTTTGCGCGCGGAACGTGCGTTCGGATTCCTCGACGGCCTCCCATCGCTCCTCGATCGGCGTGAGATTCCAGCGCGCGCAGTGTTGGCATACGACCCACAAGCGACCCTTCGCGCCGTCGAACGCCAGCCGGCGGCCGACGGGAAAGTGTTCGACGACGTCGTTCCTTCCGAGAGGCTTGTGGCAATGCAGGCACGTGGAATACATGCAGTCTTAACCATGGGCGCGGGGTGAACCGCGTGGAAGCCGTCTCTCGCCCCGCCCGCGCGTGAACTGGAAACGCTGGGCATTCACCTTCGCGTCGTTCGCGGCGGTGATCGGCGTCTCCGCCTTCTTCATCGTTCGCTGGTGGCGCGCCGGCAGCACGATTCGCCTCCCGCTGGAAGCGCATCTCCTGGCGATCGCGGCGGTGTTGACCGAAATCATCACGCGCTCATGGAAGATTCAGTGGAGCGCCAAGGCCGCGCACATCGAGCTCGATTTCATGACGGCGCTGCGCACGACGCTCGCCGGAGACTTCGGCGCGTCGATCACGCCGGCGCGCTCCGGGGCCGAGCCGGCCCGATTCCTCGTCCTTGCCGAGTCGGGGATCGAAACGTCGAGCGCGCTGGTCGTGCTGTTCGCCGAGTTGTTTTTGGAATCGCTGTCGCTGGCGACGGTAGTGATCGTCGTCGCGATTGTCTTTCGGCACGCCGGCTTCGTGCTGAAAGCGCTGGTCGGGGTCGTCGGCGTGTACGCCGGCTTCGTGATCGGCGTCGGCGTGATCGCCGTCGTTCTGGCGCGGCGGCACGTCGACGACACGCCGCCTCATTGGGCGATCCGTCTCCGTCTCGGCGGCAAGCGATGGACGAAAATCCATCGGTGGTTCACACAAGTACGCGCGACCGTGGACCGGATGCGGCACATCGAGTTTCGGTGGGCGGCCGGCGCCTATTTCATGTCCGTGATGCACGTCGCGATGCGACTGTGCGTGTTGCCCGCGCTCGTTCTGGGCGCCGGCGCCGACGCACCGCTCGCGCCGCTCGCGCTCTGGCCACTCGGTCTGCTCTACGGCGCGGCGATCGTCCCCGCGCCCGGCGGCGGCGGGGCCGTGGAGCTGGCGTTTCGCGCCGCGCTGGCGGGCGTCATCGGCCCGCGTCTCTTTGCGGCCGCATTGCTGTGGTGGCGTTTTTACACGTTCTACATCTACATCATTCTCGGCGCGATCGTCGCCGGAAATACGGCGTTGCGCGCCGTACGAAAGACCCAGGAAATGAGCCAATTCGAGGCCGCCTGACTTCTCTCAACGAGCCCTGGCCCGATTGATGAAGAAGTGAGTCTCCGGAATAGATGAACCTGTAAGCCGCCGACTGGCCGTCGGAGGCGACACGGAGGCTTGGATGCGCTGGACTCCCGGCGGTGAAAGCGGGAACATCGAGGACCGCCGCGGTTCCGGCGGCATCGGGCCCGTTCACGTGGGTATCGGCGGCACGGTCATCCTGATCGTGCTCAGCCTGATCTTCGGACGCGATTTCGTCTCCGACAACACGAATCCCAACCCGTACTCCGCCGGCGGCACCGCGGCGGGCTCGCTAGGTCCAGGCGGGCCCGGCGGGCCGGGCGCTCCGGTCAACGAGTCGCCCGAGGAAGCGCGAGAGGTTCAGTTCGTCTCGTTCGTATTGGACACGGCAGAGGCGACGTGGGCCAAGATTCTTCCGGCGACGACGGGTACACAGTGGCAGCCGACCAAACTCGTCCTGTTCCGCGACGCCACGGCCACGGGCTGCGGCGTCGGGCAGACCGCGATGGGCCCATTCTATTGCCCCGTCGATCAGAAGTTGTACATCGACCTCGCCTTCTACGACGAGTTGCGTTCGCGGTTCGGTGCGCCGGGTGAGTTCGCGCAGGCGTATGTTCTCGCGCACGAGCTCGGTCACCACGTCCAGCATCTGCTCGGCATCGACGCCTCGGTGCGCCGCGCGCAGCAGCGTGATCCCTCGGCCGCGAACGACCTCTCGGTGCGTCTCGAGCTTCAGGCGGATTGCTTCGCCGGCGTGTGGGGCCACGAGTCGCAAGGCGAAGGAATTCTCGAGCCGGGCGACCTCGAGTCGGGCCTGAACGCGGCGGCCGCCGTGGGCGACGACCGCATTCAGGGCGCGACAACCGGCCACGTGAACACCGACACGTTCACGCACGGCTCCTCCGCGCAGCGCGTCTATTGGTTCAAGCGCGGATTCGCCTCGGGGGAGCCGAAGGACTGCGACACGTTCAACGGAGCGATCTAGTCGAGGCTCGTTCCCCGCACGAGAGGCCTAGGGCTGGAATTCGACGCCGACGACACAGACTTGAACAGCAATTCCCGCAGACTGACAGCGCAACATCTGCGGGATTGTTGTTTTTTGTCCGTGTCGTCTGCGTTCGATTGTTCTTGCCCAACTCAGTGGCCAGTCCGCTGCAAAATCGCGGCGGCAGGCTCTAATACATCGAGGGCGCGAATCGCCCGATTGACGTACGCGAAGAGCGCCGGATCGAGACCGGCACGCTTCATTCGGTCGGGATCGTTCACGTATCCCGCGCGCACTTTGCGTTCGATCTCGGGGTTCCCGCCGGTGAATTCGCGCACGAGCTCGCGCCATCGGGCCGCGAGGGCCGCGACGTCGGCGCTCGCCGGATCGTCGCCGCGCAGCATCGCCGCGCGCATGCGGGCGATGAGGCCCGGCCATTCGCGCTCCACGGCACGCACGTGGTCGCGCCCGAACCGCTCGCCGCGCTCCTTGATCTCGTTCCACTCTTCCGGCGTGAACTCGCGCTCGAGCGACGTCATGCTCTCGATGGCCCGAATCAGTTCGTCGGGTGACGCGATCGCGCCAGCGACGAAGCTCGCGTCGAGCGTCTCGAGGACCGATACGAGCCGCTCCTGCTCGCCGATCTGCTCGCGCAGCCGTTTGATGTGGAGCTCGATCACGCGATGCGCCGAAAACTCCGGGGCGTCGAGGCAAGCGCGAATTTCGTCGAGGCTGAAGCCGAGCTGCCGAAGCGACTTGATGCGCTGCAGGCGCGCCAGTTCGCCGGCGCCATAGACGCGATGGCCGGAAGACGTAATATCCCGCGGTTGGAGCAAACCGATCTCGTCGTAGTAATGCAGCGTCCGCACGGATAGTCCCGTGCGTTTGGCGAGGTCTCCAACTTTCATTGCGTTATCCACACCCACGCGGGTCGGCATCTTCCGAGGCAGCCGCTTTTCGTTGAACGTGATCATGCACCCAGCTTACGCCCTCACGTTACGTCAGGTTCAAGCGCCGAGGAACCGGTGAGCGACCCGCCACACGCCGTCGTCGTACGCCGCGCCGGGACGAACGAGCACGACGCCGGGCTGCTGGCCGCACTGGGCGCCAGGCTGTTCGAGGAGGCGTTCGGCCCGATGAACGAGCCGGAGAATGTCCAGCTGTTCTTGGCCAAGACGTACTCGCCCGATCTTCAGCTCGCGGAACTCCGCGACACGGATCGCGCCGCGTGGGTCGCGGAGGCCGAGGGCGAGGCGATCGGCTACGCGATCGCCCGCCTCGGTTCGCGATCGCCTTCTGTTTTCGCTCGGCGGCCGGCGGAGCTCCAGCGGATCTACGCGGCTCGCGCCTGGCACGGCCGCGGCGTCGGCGCGGCTCTGATGGACGCATGCGTCGCACAGGCGCGTGCGTGGGGCTGCGACGTTCTCTGGCTAGGCGTTTGGGAAGAGAATCCGCGCGGCATCGCGTTCTACGAAAAGGCGGGCTTTCGCCGCGTTGGCGAGCAGCGTTTTCTTGTCGGTACCGATTCGCAACGGGATCACGTGATGGCGCTCAGCCTCGCGTAGTCGGCGCGCCCAACCCTCGAGATCCATCGATGAGAACAGAACGGCCACGATTCGTCTATTACGTGCTGCCCGCCGCCGCGATTTTTGCCGTGGCCTTTGGCGCGGTCTGGGGGTGGGTCGGCGTTCAGGCGCTCATCGCCGGAGCCGGATGGTTCGGCGTGCTGCTCGTCGTGTTCGGGATCGCCGGCGTGGCGCTCGGATTAGCGCTGTGGCGAGCGTGGCGTCTTGTCGCGGGTCGCGCTCGCAGCGGGTAGAGGCGGGGTGCAGCGGGATTTTCTACGATGAGCGTCAAGAAACATTCTCCGTCGTGACGAGTGGCCACTCCGCCGTGGGATCGGTGCGCGCCGAAGCGCGACTATGGCAGTTGACGCTGAATCTCTTTCGCCTGCTCCGACGACACGATCCTGAACCACAGGAAATTGTGCGGGCCGAGCGTCAACACGTACGGCACGTCGCGAATCGACGGGAAACACGCCTTGCTCCATAGCTCGACCGGAACGCAATTCTCGAAGTCACGGAGCTCGAGCTCGACGTACTGCGCGAAGCGCGAGAGGTTGTTGACACAGAGGATCGTCTCGTCTTCGTACCGCCGCAGAAAGACGAGGACGCGTCGGTTCGGACAGTTGATCGCTTCCCAAGTCCCGCGGCCGAACGCCTTGTATTCCTGCCGCACCGACACGAGCCGACGCGTCCACCGGAGCAGCGACGTCGGCGTGCGCTCCTGCGCGGAGACGTTCACCGTGTGAAATCCGTACGGTGGATCGACGATGAGCGGCGAGTACAGCGCCGCGGTTTCTGCTTCGCTGAAGCCGGCGTTGCGGTCGGCGCTCCACTGCATCGGCGTGCGCACGCCGTTGCGATCGCCGAGATAGATGTTGTCGCCCATGCCGATTTCGTCGCCGTAGTAGACGATCGGCGTGCCCGGCATCGACATCAACAGCGCGTTCATCAGCTCGATCTGGCGGCGGCCGCTTTCCATGAGCGGCGCGAGGCGGCGGCGGATGCCGGCGTTGATGCGCATGCGCGGATCGCGCGCGTATTCGCGGTACATGTAGTCGCGCTCTTCGTCCGTCACCGTCTCGAGCGTGAGCTCGTCGTGGTTGCGCAGGAACACCGCCCACTGGCAGTCGAACGGAATCTCCGGCGTCTGCCGCATGATCTCGACGATCGGCGTGCGGTCTTCCTTGCGCACCGCCATGTACATGCGCGGCATGATCGGGAAGTTGAACGCCATGTGGCATTCGTCGCTGTTCCCGAAGTACGCCACAACGTCGCTCGGCCAGAGGTTCGCCTCGGCGAGAAAAACGCGATTGGGGAACTCCGCGTCGACTGTCGCGCGAAGCGTCTTGAGGACGGCGTGCGTTTCCGGAAGGTTCTCGCAGCCCGTGCCCTCGCGTTCCACGAGGTATGGGATCGCGTCGAGCCGCAACCCGTCGACGCCCATGCGCAGCCAGAACCGCATCACATTGAGCAGCGCGGCCAGCACGTCCGGATTGTCGAAGTTGAGGTCGGGCTGATGGCTGAAGAAGCGGTGCCAATAGAACTGCTGCGCCTCCGGATCCCACGCCCAGTTGGAGCGCTCGGTATCGCTGAAGATGATCCGCGTGCCCGCGTACTTGTTCGGGTCGTCGCTCCACACGTACCACTCGCGCTCGCGCGATCCCTTGGGGGCCTGGCGCGCGCGCTGGAACCATGGATGCTGGTCCGACGTGTGGTTGATCACCAATTCGGTGATGACGCGAATGTCGCGCTCGTGCGCGGCGGCGAGGAACGCGCGAAAATCTTCGATCGTGCCGTACGCCGGATTGATCTCCTCGTACGCCGAGATGTCGTAGCCGTCGTCCTTGAGCGGCGACGGATAGAACGGCAACAGCCAGATCGTGTTCGCGCCGAGTTGGCGAACGTAGTCCAGCTTGTCGATCAGCCCGCGAAAGTCGCCGTAGCCGTCGGCGTTGGAGTCGCGAAAGCATTTGACGTGAAGCTGGTAGACGATCGCGTCTTTGTACCAGAGGGCGGGGTCGTTCGTATTCACGTGGCCGTGGCGGACGCAACAACCGCGCCTCGGCGACTGACGGTTTGCACCCGGAAACGGCCGCGAGTACATCTATCATGTTGACGGCGTGTCGGATCACCCGCCGTCGCGGCCGTACACTCGAGTTCTCCAGCAAGGGGGGCCTATATGTGGCTTCGACTCGCGCAGCTCCGTCGATCACCCCTGATGCTCCTGCTCGCCGCGATCGTGCTCGCCGGGGTCGCGCTCTTTTTCCTCGCGGTCACGCCGGTGGCTGGCGTGAGCGAGCTGCGCCCGCTTGTTACGGCGGCATTCAGTGTCCGTGAGTACGTGCTCCCTCACAAGAATCCGGACGCGTACGCCCACGACCCCGCCGTGGCGAAAGACGGACACGTCTACTTCGCGGATCAGCACGGGAGCTACATCGGGCGACTCGATCCCGAGACGGGAGAGGTCAAGGAGTATCCGACTCCGACCCCGAACTCGGGACCGCACGGCATCATTGTCGTTCCCGACGGGAGCGTATGGTTCACCGAGAACAATGCCGGTCGGATCGGTCACCTCGACGTGACGACGGGCCAAATCACCGAGTTCAAGACCGATTCGGCGCGGGACCCGCACACACCGCTCTGGCTGAACGGCACGCTCTGGTTCACATCGCAGAACTCGAACAGGTACGGAACGCTCGACCCCAAGACCGGCGCCGTCACGCTGTACACCCCGGCCACGCGTGGGGCGAAACCATACGGACTTCAGCGCGCGCCCGACGGTTCGCTCTGGATGGCGCTCTTCGGCACGAACAAGCTCGGACATCTCGATCCGAAAACCGCGCATCTCACCGAGATCGATTTGCCAAATCCGGCGACGCGCCCGCGACGTCTCTGCATCACGTCGGACGGCCGAATCTGGTATTCGGACAACGCGCGCAGCCACCTCGGCATGTACGACCCGAAGACCAAGACGGCGAAGGAATGGCAGACGCCGAGCGCTAAACCGGACACCACCTCGAACCCATACGGCATCGGCGTCGCGCCGGACGGCGCGATCTGGGTCAACGAGGCTCGGCAGGGCACGATGGTTCGCTTCGATCCGGCGACCGAGCGCATGGAGGTCGTGCCGATTCCGACCAAGGGAACGATCGTGCGCAACGTGAGCATCGACTCGACGCGCCATCGGCTTTGGATCGCCGAGAGCGGTCAGTTTCGGATGGGTCGGATCGACCTGAAATAGCGGCCGCTATCGCGGGCACGACACCCGGGCGACGCGCACGCTGTCCGCGCGGTCGCCCGCGATCACGCGCGCGCTCGAGCCGCTTCCGGTCATCAAAAGCGTGACGAGCTTGTGGCTGGAGTCGCTTCTCGACAACCGGACGCCAATCGTGTCCGCGTGGCCCAAGAACCACAGCCCGATGGCCGTCGGCCCAACGCGTCCGTTGGAGTCCAGAGCGCGCACCGAATTGACCGCCGGAGCCGGAGCCGCTGCCGGAATACTGCTGGCGGTCGGTTGAGCCGCGCCCGACGCCGCACCGCCCCGCGCACCGCCGACCCCTCCCGCGACGCCGCCGCGACTGGGTGTGAAGCTGGCTGCCGCTGGTACCGCGCCGTTGAGGGCCGTCTCTCGCGCATCAAGCGCGAATCCAGACGGCAACACGCCGCGCCATTCCGTGGAATCGACGGCAAGCCGATAGCAATCTCTAAATGTGAAAACGCGAGACCCGGCCGCGTCTCGTTCGGTCAAGACGGACCCTTGCATTTGGTTGACGCCTCCCGCGACGAACGCCGCGCGGCGACGCTCGAGCGCATCCCCCCGCCTGAGCGAATCGGCGCTGACCTTCACCAGCTCGTCCTTCGCGCGCGTCGAGTCGAGTTGCCTCACCGGAGGCGCCGGCTCGGCAGCGGGCGCCGCTGCCGGCGCAGCAGCGACGTGACGCGGCGAATTCGTGACGGCTCGCCGATCCAGATGCGCGGTTTTTTTCTCGAATCCGGCGGCGTCAGTCAACTGCGGCTTGGACGACGCACTCGGCTTGGTTGAGGACAGGTCGGCACTCGCAGCCGCACGCGCGGACGACGGGGCCGGGGCCGGCGCCTTGGCCTTGCCCGACGCTGACATCTCCTTGAGCGCGACGATCGAGTCGGCGACAGGGCTGCCCGCCCTCTTCGGCGCCGTGAACGTCGGAACAGTGACGAACTGCTTGTCGGCTGCCTTCTCACCCAACGCGCTGTTTTCGGCAACGCGGCGCGCGGTGAACGTGAGGCCGGCGGCCGCGATGATCGTCGCCGCAATCGACATCCGCACCGGCGTGAACGCGAACCGATACCACTGCCGCCGACGCGTTGTCGCTCCCCCACCGTGCTGCGCCGGAGGAACTACGCCCGCGGGCGCCGCGTCGAGCGCGGACGCGATGCGCGACGCTCCGGCCAGAAGCCCTCGCGCTTCGACGACGAGAGCGCGGCACTCCGCGCATCCCGCCACATGTCGGGCGGCGCTCTCCGCGTCGTCCGGCGGCAGCTCTCCGTCGAGCCACGCGTGGATCGTTCCTTCGTCAAGATGCTGCATGAGTCCCTTCTCCTTTCGTCGCGGCCGGCACAGCGCCGCTGCGCGGCCAGCCCGCCTCGCGTTGCAGCGCTTCGTACGCTTCGACCAGACGCTTCCGCGCGCGCGCCAGCGTCGTTCCCACGGAAGCCACCGACAGGTCGAGCGCGCTGGCGATCTCAGTGTAGTTCAGCCCTTCTTCGCGCATGAGGAGCGCCTCGCGATCCCGCTCGCCAAGTGCGTCCACTGCGCGTCTCGCCAGCGCCGCTTCCTGCGCTCGCTCGAGCGACGTCGGCTCCGGGTCGACCGCCTCCTCGGCACGCGCGTGTTCTCGGAGCAGCTCGAGGTGCCGGCGGCGGCGTGCATCCTTTCGCGCTTCGTCGCGCACCAGATTCGTTGCCACCGC belongs to Gemmatimonadaceae bacterium and includes:
- a CDS encoding zinc-dependent metalloprotease — protein: MRTSSLLVLGSAAATVVAIGCTTKTPAPAPAPAPASAPTRPAQQAPSSVPNDTSETPAGGGGGGGGGGGRGGRGGGANGAQGGNTNPQPYNRVVTAQAQTKNGFFKTIRIGDRLLFEIPRSQMNKDILLVQEIAQTALGAGYDGQAAGNRVLQFERRENRVLLRGISNEIMASDTLSPVAGAVSASNVHPVIAIFNVEAYGPDSSAVIDVSRLFTQPPTELSPATRIGAGYTVDATRSWIERQAAFPDNVNVYSTLTLQQGAGGRGAATTGGGRGAGRGGAGFTSPTATIVMSYSFHRLPDVPMEPRICDNRVGYFSLTVTDYAGDEQRMASNTHCYITRYRLEKKDPNAAISDPVKPIVYYLDANTPMKWRPWLKKAIEDWQPAFEAAGFSHAIIAKDAPTNDPDWSPEDARYSVVRWLPSTTENASGPNIHDPRSGEILNAHIQFYQNVQNLARTWYFTQAAANDPRARVFPYPDSLMGRLLEYVLAHEVGHTIGYQHNMKSSSQYALDSIRNPDFLRRMGHVATLMDYSRFNYVVQPEDHVPPELLIPRIGPYDIWATHWGYAPIATPMAVAQQGTNSHTGAELIRSAEAKRVVLDQWAREQDSKPWLRFSTSGAFGSDPGDETEAVGDADPVRATELGFKNLHRNMQWIESATVKPTDDFDVLAELYNRQIGQYRTELGHVANVVGGMNSQEKYGDQPGVRFVPVPKAKQQAAMKFLAENSFQTPTWLIDTDILRKIEPEGEVTRITAAQSAAINALLNDGKLTRLIENEALAKNSSDVYTLTEMLGDLRHGVWTEIYGTAPVKIDVYRRGVQRAYLTDVGNKINPPAAGAAAGGRGGGGGGRGGAAPPPNTGEIKSMLRGELKTLDAELAAAAKRATDVPTKRHIDDARQQISHILKPAAAASAGAADEEGITPPAVKWER
- a CDS encoding flippase-like domain-containing protein, producing the protein MNWKRWAFTFASFAAVIGVSAFFIVRWWRAGSTIRLPLEAHLLAIAAVLTEIITRSWKIQWSAKAAHIELDFMTALRTTLAGDFGASITPARSGAEPARFLVLAESGIETSSALVVLFAELFLESLSLATVVIVVAIVFRHAGFVLKALVGVVGVYAGFVIGVGVIAVVLARRHVDDTPPHWAIRLRLGGKRWTKIHRWFTQVRATVDRMRHIEFRWAAGAYFMSVMHVAMRLCVLPALVLGAGADAPLAPLALWPLGLLYGAAIVPAPGGGGAVELAFRAALAGVIGPRLFAAALLWWRFYTFYIYIILGAIVAGNTALRAVRKTQEMSQFEAA
- a CDS encoding neutral zinc metallopeptidase; protein product: MRWTPGGESGNIEDRRGSGGIGPVHVGIGGTVILIVLSLIFGRDFVSDNTNPNPYSAGGTAAGSLGPGGPGGPGAPVNESPEEAREVQFVSFVLDTAEATWAKILPATTGTQWQPTKLVLFRDATATGCGVGQTAMGPFYCPVDQKLYIDLAFYDELRSRFGAPGEFAQAYVLAHELGHHVQHLLGIDASVRRAQQRDPSAANDLSVRLELQADCFAGVWGHESQGEGILEPGDLESGLNAAAAVGDDRIQGATTGHVNTDTFTHGSSAQRVYWFKRGFASGEPKDCDTFNGAI
- a CDS encoding MerR family transcriptional regulator, producing the protein MKVGDLAKRTGLSVRTLHYYDEIGLLQPRDITSSGHRVYGAGELARLQRIKSLRQLGFSLDEIRACLDAPEFSAHRVIELHIKRLREQIGEQERLVSVLETLDASFVAGAIASPDELIRAIESMTSLEREFTPEEWNEIKERGERFGRDHVRAVEREWPGLIARMRAAMLRGDDPASADVAALAARWRELVREFTGGNPEIERKVRAGYVNDPDRMKRAGLDPALFAYVNRAIRALDVLEPAAAILQRTGH
- a CDS encoding GNAT family N-acetyltransferase, translated to MSDPPHAVVVRRAGTNEHDAGLLAALGARLFEEAFGPMNEPENVQLFLAKTYSPDLQLAELRDTDRAAWVAEAEGEAIGYAIARLGSRSPSVFARRPAELQRIYAARAWHGRGVGAALMDACVAQARAWGCDVLWLGVWEENPRGIAFYEKAGFRRVGEQRFLVGTDSQRDHVMALSLA
- the treS gene encoding maltose alpha-D-glucosyltransferase, with the translated sequence MNTNDPALWYKDAIVYQLHVKCFRDSNADGYGDFRGLIDKLDYVRQLGANTIWLLPFYPSPLKDDGYDISAYEEINPAYGTIEDFRAFLAAAHERDIRVITELVINHTSDQHPWFQRARQAPKGSREREWYVWSDDPNKYAGTRIIFSDTERSNWAWDPEAQQFYWHRFFSHQPDLNFDNPDVLAALLNVMRFWLRMGVDGLRLDAIPYLVEREGTGCENLPETHAVLKTLRATVDAEFPNRVFLAEANLWPSDVVAYFGNSDECHMAFNFPIMPRMYMAVRKEDRTPIVEIMRQTPEIPFDCQWAVFLRNHDELTLETVTDEERDYMYREYARDPRMRINAGIRRRLAPLMESGRRQIELMNALLMSMPGTPIVYYGDEIGMGDNIYLGDRNGVRTPMQWSADRNAGFSEAETAALYSPLIVDPPYGFHTVNVSAQERTPTSLLRWTRRLVSVRQEYKAFGRGTWEAINCPNRRVLVFLRRYEDETILCVNNLSRFAQYVELELRDFENCVPVELWSKACFPSIRDVPYVLTLGPHNFLWFRIVSSEQAKEIQRQLP
- a CDS encoding zf-HC2 domain-containing protein, yielding MQHLDEGTIHAWLDGELPPDDAESAARHVAGCAECRALVVEARGLLAGASRIASALDAAPAGVVPPAQHGGGATTRRRQWYRFAFTPVRMSIAATIIAAAGLTFTARRVAENSALGEKAADKQFVTVPTFTAPKRAGSPVADSIVALKEMSASGKAKAPAPAPSSARAAASADLSSTKPSASSKPQLTDAAGFEKKTAHLDRRAVTNSPRHVAAAPAAAPAAEPAPPVRQLDSTRAKDELVKVSADSLRRGDALERRRAAFVAGGVNQMQGSVLTERDAAGSRVFTFRDCYRLAVDSTEWRGVLPSGFALDARETALNGAVPAAASFTPSRGGVAGGVGGARGGAASGAAQPTASSIPAAAPAPAVNSVRALDSNGRVGPTAIGLWFLGHADTIGVRLSRSDSSHKLVTLLMTGSGSSARVIAGDRADSVRVARVSCPR
- a CDS encoding sigma-70 family RNA polymerase sigma factor — protein: MIDLDRLFREYHQPLVRYLARRLGDRDWAEEVAQETFLRAARQESITSERSWLFAVATNLVRDEARKDARRRRHLELLREHARAEEAVDPEPTSLERAQEAALARRAVDALGERDREALLMREEGLNYTEIASALDLSVASVGTTLARARKRLVEAYEALQREAGWPRSGAVPAATKGEGTHAAS